The Carassius carassius chromosome 34, fCarCar2.1, whole genome shotgun sequence genome has a segment encoding these proteins:
- the LOC132114736 gene encoding protein kinase C zeta type-like isoform X5, translating into MDPVMPSQEPLVDDDRSGEEVELPLEDPEETNAIPVPFLGHNRKVEKAEDDAEDLKAVVDGIEGIQISQGLGLGDFDLIRVIGRGSYAKVLLVRLKKNEQIYAMKVVKKELVHDDEDIDWVQTEKHVFEQASTNPFLVGLHSCFQTESRLFLVIEYVNGGDLMFHMQRQRKLPEEHARFYAAEICIALNFLHEKGIIYRDLKLDNVLLDQDGHIKITDYGMCKEGIRPGDTTSTFCGTPNYIAPEILRGEDYGFSVDWWALGVLMFEMMAGRSPFDIITDNPDMNTEEYLFQVILEKPIRIPRSLSVKAASVLKGFLNKDPKERLGCQVQTGFTDIKSHTFFRSIDWDQLEQKQVTPPFKPQITDDYGLDNFDTQFTNEPVQLTPDDEDVIKRIDQSEFEGFEYINPLLLSTEETV; encoded by the exons GATCCAGTCATGCCATCGCAGGAGCCGTTGGTAGACGATGATAGAAGTGGAGAGGAAGTGGAGCTCCCCCTTGAGGACCCTGAGGAAACAAACGCAA ttCCAGTCCCTTTTTTAGGACACAACAGGAAAGTAGAGAAAGCTGAAGATGACGCAGAG GACCTGAAGGCAGTGGTGGATGGTATCGAAGGGATTCAGATCTCTCAGGGTCTCGGACTGGGGGACTTTGACCTGATCCGGGTGATTGGGAGGGGCAGTTACGCCAAGGTGCTGCTGGTCCGACTCAAGAAGAACGAACAGATTTATGCCATGAaggtggtgaagaaagagcttgTCCATGATGATGAG GATATTGACTGGGTCCAGACAGAAAAACACGTGTTTGAACAAGCATCAACCAATCCATTCTTAGTGGGACTTCACTCTTGCTTCCAGACAGAGAGCCG GCTGTTTCTAGTGATCGAGTATGTGAATGGAGGAGATCTCATGTTCCATATGCAGAGGCAGCGGAAGCTTCCGGAGGAACATGCCAG ATTTTATGCTGCTGAAATTTGCATCGCTCTTAATTTTCTGCATGAGAAGGGAATTATTTACCGGGATTTAAAACTGGACAATGTACTATTGGACCAGGATGGCCATATCAAAATTACAGACTATGGCATGTGCAAG gAGGGAATCAGACCAGGTGACACCACCAGCACATTCTGTGGGACGCCCAACTACATCGCCCCAGAGATCCTGAGGGGAGAGGATTACG gCTTCAGTGTAGACTGGTGGGCCCTGGGCGTGCTTATGTTTGAAATGATGGCAGGCCGATCTCCTTTCGACATCATCACTGACAATCCTGATATGAACACAGAGGAATATCTCTTCCAGG TAATTTTGGAGAAGCCGATACGGATTCCCAGGTCACTGTCTGTTAAGGCTGCGAGTGTATTGAAAGGCTTTCTGAATAAG GACCCCAAAGAGAGGCTGGGATGCCAAGTTCAGACCGGATTCACAGACATTAAGTCTCATACGTTCTTCAGAAGCATAGACTGGGACCAG CTGGAACAGAAGCAGGTGACGCCACCGTTCAAACCTCAGATCACAGACGACTACGGTTTAGACAACTTTGACACGCAGTTCACCAACGAACCCGTGCAGCTAACACCAGACGATGA GGATGTGATAAAGAGAATAGACCAGTCTGAGTTTGAGGGATTCGAGTACATTAATCCTCTGCTGCTCTCCACTGAAGAAACCGTATGA